A region of the Chroicocephalus ridibundus chromosome 1, bChrRid1.1, whole genome shotgun sequence genome:
GATCCTCTAAAAAATGTCAAGAGCTCTCCCTTTCAGTCAACTTCCTGGCGTGTGGGAGGCACCTGTTGTGTGTTCCTGCTCCCTGTAAACGAGCAGCAGCCTTATCGCCCGGCTCACCAAGGAGAGGATGGAGTCGGCAGCACTGACTGCAAAGTACGTGGCACCCCTGCGAGATAAGGCTGTGGCACCCGGAGAGTTAAGCCACGCAAAAATTTCCCTGTCTCCCATATAGTGAGAAAAATCCCAATCCTAGACTTTCAGCTCCAGCAGAAATTTCTCATCAGTTTCAGCTCCTTTGCTGCAGGAAAAACTGTGTGATCTCACCCTAATTCTGCACATGCCTGTGCAACCACAGGTTATAGGTTCTTATACAGATTCACAGATCCAATAATTTTAAGGCCAGAACGCATCACGGGGATTatgtatctgattttttttggtgtaacaCTGGTCACGGAACCCCACACAGCAACTCCTCCTTCAACTCTGCAACTGTGATTTGTAATAGAATATACTTTTTTAGGCTTTAGTCCCACCTAACCTTAAAGACATAGCCCTAAATGAAATATCAAGTGATTAAACTTGCAGTTGAAAAGTTCACTTTGTTGTTAGCCTAGTACTGCTACCACCTCCACCATCCTAAATCTTCCTGAATTTCTCTAGATTTCTCTAGCTTATGTTCTTGTCAAACCTGGGAGTGTCTTTGGGCTAATTGTGGTGAATTTATGAAGTCTTCCAGCCTAAAACATGAGTCCAGGTACACGATCGTTCTTGTAGCTCTTTTTTTGGTCCCTTCCCATCTCGCCTAATAAAGAAATCTGTGAGTGGAGTTGCGCACTCCTTGAACTGGGCACTGCACAAACAGTTTCTCATTACTGCCATGAAGAAGTTAAAGCTAAGGAATGAGAAGGAATAATGAAGAAACTTTGCATAAAACAGAAAggagtaaataattaaaaatttgttAAGCAATCACACAGAATTCATTAGTTAATGCTGGAACTGTTGTGCCTGCATAAAAACACCCTCTAAAGACAAGTATAGTTTTATTACAGGATATATTTCACCTGCTCAGTAATTACGTTGTTTAAGGTGGCTGTTAATGATAAAACTGCCACTGCACAGGTATTTAGAGTTGAAAATTGTTGGtacaattaaaaataactccttgAAAATACATGGCCAatgcacagcagctcctgtggtaTCCAAAtccttttttcagtctttaatcagaaaccagaggaaagaaaagataatttttatcaTGTTGCTCCTGTTGAATGCACAGCATGGAATTACGGAATTTACCTTTGAATAGCTAAAAATCAGATATTaaaaagaccaaacaaacaaacaaaaaacaaagaaaccctcACCAAGATAGACTGCTTCCAGTGACTGAAGctggaagaattttatttcaaatctatTACACATTTTATTATTCACGGTGTTTGCTTGCTTTCGGGGCTTCTTTCCTCAGCTTGGACTGTGGAAACCagttcatctgtttcttttttggcttCCAGTCGGTTTCACTTTCAGATTCTCATGTTTCACACTCCAGTCTTCAGGTTTCAAGCACTGCAAGGGAATActtatttcatttaaacaaacaaaaaacctgcgGCCGCCGGGCGCACACACATGTCTATTGATCTGTCATTCGGATGCAAACCTTGATCCCACACTGTCCCCCGAAGCATCTTCAGGCTGGTTCTCTGGgatttgcaaaggaaataaatgaagcaaaCGGGAGCGATGACGAATTAAGGCTctaattttaagaaaaagccaGGAGCCACCGCGTCTCGCAGTGCTCTCGGACTAACACCAATGAAATGCCATTACACGTTACCGATTTCATGATACCTGCGTGTCGGATGAATGGTGAGGAGCCGTGACACCAGACTTGGTGACCCGAAGAAGCGGGGCTCCCAAGGCATAAGCGGTGACGGCGGCATTGCCCCCCCGGCGGCTGCGGTGGGGCCGGCAGCAGGGCGGCCCCCTCCCGCCGGGATGCtggagggggggagagggagggagggagcaagcGGCGCGGCCGCCCGGGGAGCGCGGTTCCCCCGCGGCCGCGGAGCGAGGCGGCGGCCCCGCGGAGGGCGCAGCGCTGCGCCGGGGCAGCGCCCACTTAGGGCTGGGCGCACCGACGCCCCCGGAGCCAAACCATAACACCGACGGCGTTTGATTTAATCATTTATGCTTTTAACGGGCGAAGCAGCTCATCAAAAGAAGGGGAGAGAGCGCGCaacgtatttattttttctttttctttttttcttttttttttttttttccggaggGAGGGTGGTATTTAACATATGGCACTCGGTAATCTCTCCACGGAGGCTGTTAAAACATCTGCTGTCTCCAAACGCATGTGGCAGCGCCCGTGGGCACGGGGACGAGGCGAAGGGGGCAGCTCGGGCGCCCTGGCTTCCGCGGCCGCGGGGCTCCCGACGGCCGCCCCGGCTGCctgcgcgcccgcccgcccgccgcgttCCACGGGAACGAATGAATGGTGGAAGTTAGAGAGGCTTTCCCCGTTGGAAACGGGTACCGCGTATATAAAAGCCGTCGCACCGGGGAGAAGTGGGGGGGGGGTTTTgctgtttttggttgtttgggtttggtttttttttttcacgacGTCGCTGCAGATCAACGGCACCTCCGCGTGCAGAGCTGGCTTGCTTCCATTTAttgatttagggttttttcctcctttttaatggGACACCACATACACCCCCCCAGCAaggtggcggggaggcggcggcccgcCCGCGGGGTCCTTAGATActccccggcggccgccccgtcgcggggcgcgggggggccccGCATCCCTCCGCCggtccccgcggctccccgccgccggcagccgcgcCGTGCCCCAGACATCACCCCACTTCGAAAGTCGGTGCCGGACAATTAGGACACCCGTCGTCCTCCCCCCCGAAACCCACATAAATCACAATCGCTGCATTGTCGGGCTACAAAGCCAGACGGGAGCGCTTATGAATTTAAGTTTGGAGAAGGAAAACGTGCGCTGACACAACACGCTCCCTGTTCACAGGAGTAGCCAGGAAGGGGAAATGAATGGTGGAAGTTAAAGAGCCTTTCATTGCGGAGCACGCCGCCCCGCAGCGGGTCCCCGCTCGCCGCCCTCGACGTACGGCGGGGGGTGCCCCCTCCTCGCTCCCTTCCTTCGCCCTCCTAATAGGCGAGCCTTGCCAGGCAAAGCTCTGCCCAATTCCGCCTACGGTGGGCTCGGCCCCGGTAAGCTCCCGcctcggggggggtggtggtggcgggggtgTGCGAGGGGCCACACACGGTGCCCGGCAGCGCCCGGACGGCGCTGCCGCTTCGTTTCGGCTGTGGCCGGGAGCTGCTCGCTTGAGGGCACTGGACGAGAGGGGCGCGGAACCGATTTTGCCGGGAAATGCTGCTAGCAAGGCGCGGAGGCTGTCCCGGCCCGGCTCCGCGTTACCGGCGGCTGAAGGGGAAAGAGAGTCCCGTTGGCTTTTTGGTGGCAAAGCAGCCATTTGCTCCGACGGGCGGGTTAGGTGCGGGGGAGTCCCAGCCGATTTTTGCAAGGGCGCCCTTGCCGCTGGACTCCGAGGAGATGCAACCCACGGCAAAGCCGCTCCCATCCCTCCCATCCGTTTTGATGCCGAGGGGCCAGGGCTGGCGTGGGAGGGGGCGCGTTTGCCCACTCGCGGCCAACGTCGGGCCGGTCGCCCGCCTTCCCCGAAGCCGGCAGGGCCGGTGCGGCTCCCGGGACGGGCGGTGCGGTTAGGTGACGGAGCTCCACCTCGTCCCCTTCCCTGCCGAGCTGCTTTCGATGCCGGGTAGCATGCGTCCTTAAAATATAATCTGCCCGGTAACAATCAGCGCGCAGCGGCGAGAGCCCCAGAGCTATTGGCTATGCAAATAGAGGGAGGGGAAGCGGCGCCCCAAACTCCCCACTCACACTTTTAAGGCGgtatttcttccccccccccccccgccaagcccACCTCCGCGGCGCCCGGGGCTAAGGTTGGGGGGGAGGCCGGTTCCGCACACccggcggtgccgccgccgctccgcgcccgcctgGGCAGCTCATCCCCGGGCGGCCCCGGGCAGCTCCTTCCCCCTCGGGAGCCTCTGCTCTGAGCGCAGGCAAAGCAGCGGCAGAGACTTCGCGAAGTTGACACATTTTGCAGGCGAGGAGCGACTGCGGAGCCGGCGAAGTGCGAGTAGGGTGGGAAGTCACCCGGTGCGGGGCATAACTCCCCCCCAGCcaacctctctccctcctccttccctcccccgctGCGTTTCCTAGAAAGTTATATCAGTGTGGCCATGCAGTGCTAAAACGGTTCGCCTGCTAGAAACACGTATGTGTGCCGGAGGAAGTAGCGTGGTGATTATTGTTAGATTTCACCCCGAAAACGCCGCCGaacaccctcctcccccaggAGCTTCGGAGTCTTTTTCGGGTTTGCTGTTAGGCTGCAGTTAgctctgtgtcccccctcccgGATGCAGATTAAGGGGGTACCGGAGGGGGGAGCGGGTCAAGGGCTTGAGGAGGGGGACGGGACGTGGATCTGGCATCCTGCCGAGCCAGGACATTTCATCCTTCGCCCCCATCGTCTCGGTGGATACCGAGGGGGAGCCCTCAAGTTTCTTGCaatgggggggggtggtggtgtagGGGTGTTGCGGCAGGGGGGAGAATAGATTCAGACGGGCTCACGCAGAAGAAAAGTGTGGAGCGGATTTCATTTGGTcgctggaaggaagaaaaagagaagctgtcatttgtgtgtgtgtgtgtgtgtgtgtccctatACGAGGGCCTCCTGGTTCCTTGTTAGCttatagagaggggaaaaaaaaaaaagcgcgtTTGATGTTACGTCTGACCAGCTGCTGTTCTCCATAATaacaagagagagagaactgcCTGCCCTGGCGAGTTGCGTCACTTTGCTTCAACTTTAGGCTAGAAAtcaagagagagggagagacgaGTTtcaagggaggcaggagggagctggaaaGCCCTGCCGTCTTCCTCCCACCCACCTACCCCTCCTTCCTtacccctctcctttccccaccccttttccccccctccaaaaaaaaaaaaaaacttttccatcAGAGAAAGAAGGGAGATCTCTTTGGAAACATGGAGCTGCTGTGCTGCGAGGTGGATCCCATGAGGAGAGCTCTGCCTGACCCAAACTTGCTCTACGATGACCGCGTTTTGCACAACTTACTAACCATAGAGGAGAGGTATCTGCCCCAATGCTCCTACTTCAAGTGCGTCCAGAAGGACATCCAGCCCTTCATGAGGAGGATGGTGGCCACTTGGATGCTGGAGGTTTGTATCCCGGCGCCTTCCCCGGGCCCCTCGGAGCGCTGCCGCCCGGGGACAGGGGGAGGCAGGGCGGCCGGCTGCGGGCTCCCCGCCGCGGGCAGCACCTCCGCCTGGCCtcggcccctctccccccgcagcCTCTCGCCCCTCCGGTCGCGGTGGGGGTTCTTCTTGTCTTGTtctccccccccttccttctcctccccctccggAGCTCACCCGGTGCGGTGCGATGGGGGAAGGGGCGCAGGGAGCACCGACAGCCCGCGGTGGAAATCGCCCCTTCCGGGGGGCTGCGGCAAAGCggggtgcaggaggggaggaAGCGGGGTAGGGGGGAGTTGGAAAAgtcatttgcaattaaaaagcaaagaaaagccgCCTCCGGCTGCGAGCGGCCGGGAGCGCTTGAGGCTGAGGCTTTTCTGGGAAAAGGGAGCTGCGCCCGGGGCAGGGCGAGGGACGGGGGGGTGCCCGGTGCCCCCCGCGTTTTGCCCAGCGAGGATTTCATGCCCACGTATGCAGTGGTGAGGACGTGCCTTTTTTTCGCCATGTTGCGTTGCATGCAACTCTGCTCGGAGGCGCCGAGACCgtcttcccccctccttcccaagAAGGGTCTCAGAAACGCACCCCACCActgcccccccggctccccccagcctggcGGGGGTCTGTCGGGGAGCCCGAGCTGGCGGCGAACCCCCCCTTCGCCCCCGTACTTcaggcggggcggcagcgggccCAGATCCCCGCAGTCTCGCTTGCCTTGCCCTGGCCCCACCACCCATCATTTGCCCCTTCGTATCTCCTTTGGGGGGGACCTTTCCCGGACCAAATCCCCTGGGTTGGAAAGACCAGACTCCCCGCTTGGTTTTCATGTGCgatttgtgctttttctcccttgctcCGATTTTTGGTaaatttttgaagtaattttttcgCTCGCTCCTGCTAAAAGGATCCAGGCTGCTCgggctctccccaccccacctcgCCCTCGCTGTGTCTGCCGTCCTTCCCCCCCCACGCCGGATcgggggcgcagggctgggggacaccccccGGCGGAATTTTTGCAATTGTCGGAAACGATAGGGGACCGTCCCGGGATGCCACCGGCACCAAAACCGGGACCCCCGGAgaagttttgatatttttatcgattttttgaaaatatgacgaaatagaaaaaaaaaaaagggaaaaaattgggtcgcaaaaaaaaaaaaaaaaagtcggaGGCTGCTCGCTTGCTGCTGGATGGGGCTTTTCGGCTCTCCCACACAGTGTCTTGAATTCATTTCTTACTGAATGAACTAAAGGAATGTGAAAGCCGATTGACAGCCTTCCCAGCCTCTCCAGagatctccccctcccccaaaatttAGCTCCCCGGGAAACAAAAATAGCAGGAGCCATAGCAGGGAGGCAGTGGTCTATTTCGTGGGAtcactcatttatttattttttcctcttgtctctttctctcttcctctaaccaccaccccaccccccccaaaccaacCCCTCCACCCTATCCTCCCCTCCCCACGCTCCTCGCTTGCAGGTCTGCGAAGAGCAGAAGTGCGAAGAAGAAGTTTTCCCTCTGGCCATGAATTACTTGGACCGATTTTTAGCTGTGGTGCCCACTCGAAAGTGCCATCTGCAACTGCTGGGGACGGTGTGCATGTTCCTGGCCTCCAAGCTGAAAGAGACAATCCCCCTCACAGCCGAGAAGCTGTGCATATATACGGACAATTCCATCAAACCCCAAGAGCTGCTGGTAAGCAGCCCCCCCTCCACCTTCTCTCCGTCACCTCAGGGGCCGCCGGCCTCCTCCTTCACTCTGCCTCTCTTGCACGGGCGGGCCATCACTTTTGCCACCCCCCGCATACACCCCCCTCCTTTTAAAAATCACGCTTTTCACGGGTTTCTGCGCCCTCTCCGAATTGTCAAAAATGTCTTAAAAACTCAGACCCGAAACCGCAGGCGCCCGGTGCCG
Encoded here:
- the CCND2 gene encoding G1/S-specific cyclin-D2 isoform X2, with product MELLCCEVDPMRRALPDPNLLYDDRVLHNLLTIEERYLPQCSYFKCVQKDIQPFMRRMVATWMLEVCEEQKCEEEVFPLAMNYLDRFLAVVPTRKCHLQLLGTVCMFLASKLKETIPLTAEKLCIYTDNSIKPQELLEWELVVLGKLKWNLAAVTPHDFIEHILRKLPLPKDKLLLIRKHAQTFIALCATDFNFALYPPSMIATGSVGAAICGLQLNDGDRFTDLLAKITNIDVLFRLLFWRTSAS
- the CCND2 gene encoding G1/S-specific cyclin-D2 isoform X3, which encodes MELLCCEVDPMRRALPDPNLLYDDRVLHNLLTIEERYLPQCSYFKCVQKDIQPFMRRMVATWMLEVCEEQKCEEEVFPLAMNYLDRFLAVVPTRKCHLQLLGTVCMFLASKLKETIPLTAEKLCIYTDNSIKPQELLEWELVVLGKLKWNLAAVTPHDFIEHILRKLPLPKDKLLLIRKHAQTFIALCATDFNFALYPPSMIATGSVGAAICGLQLNDGDRFTDLLAKITNIDVLPWAVW
- the CCND2 gene encoding G1/S-specific cyclin-D2 isoform X4 gives rise to the protein MELLCCEVDPMRRALPDPNLLYDDRVLHNLLTIEERYLPQCSYFKCVQKDIQPFMRRMVATWMLEVCEEQKCEEEVFPLAMNYLDRFLAVVPTRKCHLQLLGTVCMFLASKLKETIPLTAEKLCIYTDNSIKPQELLEWELVVLGKLKWNLAAVTPHDFIEHILRKLPLPKDKLLLIRKHAQTFIALCATDFNFALYPPSMIATGSVGAAICGLQLNDGDRFTDLLAKITNIDVLPPR